The proteins below are encoded in one region of Sminthopsis crassicaudata isolate SCR6 chromosome 1, ASM4859323v1, whole genome shotgun sequence:
- the LOC141561527 gene encoding acidic leucine-rich nuclear phosphoprotein 32 family member B-like isoform X3, translated as MDIKRRVSLELRNRKPGEVKDLVLDNCFSDDGKIGGLSSEFENLEFLSMVDISLVSLANLPKLPRLRKLELSDNHISGGLEVLAERTPSLVQLNLSGNKIKDINTLEPLKKLPNLKSLDLFKCDVTMLMSYRESVFALLPQLTYLDGYDADDKEAPDSEPEADREGLDGVCGENGEGG; from the exons GTGAAGGATCTAGTCTTGGATAACTGCTTCTCAGATGATGGGAAGATTGGAGGCCTGTCTTCAGAATTTGAAAACCTTGAGTTTCTCAGCATGGTCGACATCAGCCTCGTGTCTTTGGCCAACCTACCCAAGCTTCCCCGACTGCGAAAG TTGGAGCTCAGTGATAACCACATCTCTGGAGGTCTGGAGGTCCTGGCAGAACGAACACCCAGCCTGGTCCAGTTAAACCTCAGCGGGAACAAAATCAAGGACATCAACACACTGGAGCCCCTG AAGAAGCTGCCTAATCTTAAAAGCCTGGACCTTTTCAAATGTGATGTGACCATGCTGATGAGCTACCGGGAGAGTGTGTTTGCCCTCTTGCCCCAGCTCACCTACCTCGATGGCTACGATGCAGATGACAAGGAAGCTCCAGACTCTGAACCAGAGGCCGATAGGGAGGGCCTGGACGGTGTTTGCGGGGAAAATGGAGAAG gaggatga
- the LOC141561527 gene encoding acidic leucine-rich nuclear phosphoprotein 32 family member B-like isoform X1 → MDIKRRVSLELRNRKPGEVKDLVLDNCFSDDGKIGGLSSEFENLEFLSMVDISLVSLANLPKLPRLRKLELSDNHISGGLEVLAERTPSLVQLNLSGNKIKDINTLEPLKKLPNLKSLDLFKCDVTMLMSYRESVFALLPQLTYLDGYDADDKEAPDSEPEADREGLDGVCGENGEVIGEEEEEEEEEEEEEEEEEELDEDVIDDEADEDDEDVDGEEDEEEEEEEEDEEEDGVEDEEDEEDEDDDGEEDEEEEGEPQHGEKRKRAADDEGEDSEEDEED, encoded by the exons GTGAAGGATCTAGTCTTGGATAACTGCTTCTCAGATGATGGGAAGATTGGAGGCCTGTCTTCAGAATTTGAAAACCTTGAGTTTCTCAGCATGGTCGACATCAGCCTCGTGTCTTTGGCCAACCTACCCAAGCTTCCCCGACTGCGAAAG TTGGAGCTCAGTGATAACCACATCTCTGGAGGTCTGGAGGTCCTGGCAGAACGAACACCCAGCCTGGTCCAGTTAAACCTCAGCGGGAACAAAATCAAGGACATCAACACACTGGAGCCCCTG AAGAAGCTGCCTAATCTTAAAAGCCTGGACCTTTTCAAATGTGATGTGACCATGCTGATGAGCTACCGGGAGAGTGTGTTTGCCCTCTTGCCCCAGCTCACCTACCTCGATGGCTACGATGCAGATGACAAGGAAGCTCCAGACTCTGAACCAGAGGCCGATAGGGAGGGCCTGGACGGTGTTTGCGGGGAAAATGGAGAAG TAATAggtgaagaagaagaggaggaggaagaggaagaggaggaggaggaggaggaagaggagcttGATGAGGATGTAATTGATGATGAGGCGGATGAGGATGATGAAGATGTTGATGGagaagaagatgaggaggaggaagaggaagaggaggatgaggaagaagatGGGGTAGAGGATGAG gaggatgaggaggatgaagatgatgatggagaggaggatgaagaggaagagggag AGCCCCAAcatggagagaaaaggaaacgAGCTGCCGATGATGAGGGAGAAGACAGCGAGGAAGACGAGGAGGACTGA
- the LOC141561527 gene encoding acidic leucine-rich nuclear phosphoprotein 32 family member B-like isoform X2: MDIKRRVSLELRNRKPGEVKDLVLDNCFSDDGKIGGLSSEFENLEFLSMVDISLVSLANLPKLPRLRKLELSDNHISGGLEVLAERTPSLVQLNLSGNKIKDINTLEPLKKLPNLKSLDLFKCDVTMLMSYRESVFALLPQLTYLDGYDADDKEAPDSEPEADREGLDGVCGENGEGEEEEEEEEEEEEEEEEEELDEDVIDDEADEDDEDVDGEEDEEEEEEEEDEEEDGVEDEEDEEDEDDDGEEDEEEEGEPQHGEKRKRAADDEGEDSEEDEED; this comes from the exons GTGAAGGATCTAGTCTTGGATAACTGCTTCTCAGATGATGGGAAGATTGGAGGCCTGTCTTCAGAATTTGAAAACCTTGAGTTTCTCAGCATGGTCGACATCAGCCTCGTGTCTTTGGCCAACCTACCCAAGCTTCCCCGACTGCGAAAG TTGGAGCTCAGTGATAACCACATCTCTGGAGGTCTGGAGGTCCTGGCAGAACGAACACCCAGCCTGGTCCAGTTAAACCTCAGCGGGAACAAAATCAAGGACATCAACACACTGGAGCCCCTG AAGAAGCTGCCTAATCTTAAAAGCCTGGACCTTTTCAAATGTGATGTGACCATGCTGATGAGCTACCGGGAGAGTGTGTTTGCCCTCTTGCCCCAGCTCACCTACCTCGATGGCTACGATGCAGATGACAAGGAAGCTCCAGACTCTGAACCAGAGGCCGATAGGGAGGGCCTGGACGGTGTTTGCGGGGAAAATGGAGAAG gtgaagaagaagaggaggaggaagaggaagaggaggaggaggaggaggaagaggagcttGATGAGGATGTAATTGATGATGAGGCGGATGAGGATGATGAAGATGTTGATGGagaagaagatgaggaggaggaagaggaagaggaggatgaggaagaagatGGGGTAGAGGATGAG gaggatgaggaggatgaagatgatgatggagaggaggatgaagaggaagagggag AGCCCCAAcatggagagaaaaggaaacgAGCTGCCGATGATGAGGGAGAAGACAGCGAGGAAGACGAGGAGGACTGA